The genomic segment CCATAGGATTCTTCCAACATCAAGGAGTTTTGCACGCATGGAACAGGAGTTGAGCTGATCTTGCAGAGATGGCATGTTAGGGATGGATGAGATATGGATCGCAGACAacagttgtttttaaactaGCTCAGACCAACTTCAAACAAGGATGGTATAGTGAAGGAAGCCTACTACAAAGCCACTGCATACCTTCTCATCATTCAAATAACGTTAAGAATTTTAAGTTGTACATGtacattttcctctcttttgcaTCTGAGTTACCTATATATGAAAATAGCATCAAGCACAGCTCTAAAATTCTTTCACGTGTATACAACTGGAATGACTTGTCCTTTCTAGGCTGCAGTAAAAGGAGTATACATATAAATCTACACgataaaaatgtttaacatAATTGCTACTAACACTAATTCTCAGTAATAGCTTCACTATTTCAGCTTCAGCTACCATTCCTACTTTTTACATCTATTCCAATGCTAGAGGACATTTCATGAGAGCCGCAAAGGAGCAGCCACCTGTAAGCCAGAGCTTTTTGTATTAGTCCCTACTCTCTTTATTTCTGAGCGCATGAAGTATACATTCACTTTTTGAggatatatataattaaataaatatgtaataaaaataaataataaaaaagttagctttcctttaaaaaggatCCAGCTTGGAGCTGACCAAGATAGATCTTGCATTCCTCACCCTTGTCACAGGTTATGGACATTGTAAGTTAGGAAGATTTTAACTGTAGACAAAGTGCCAAAGCAAGCTGCTTTTGCCAACCATAAAAAGCACGCCTAAGAACCTAGACAAGTTTATAAAGTCATGAGTCAAGGTCTGTAAAAAGTGTCCCAGTGTAGACCTATTGTCTAGGTATGCCTTTCAAACATACTTAAACAATGCATAGAGTAACTGTACTCAAGCCTTTCTATCCCCCAGGAGAATAATCTGCAAGTAGTGCAGGCCTGAGAaactatatattaaaaaaaggacTTTGTTCAGGGTTCCAGTACACCTTTGCAGCAGATAACCAATAAGCATCTTAAGCATTCTGCAGAATTTAATGTATTCAAGAACTGAAGCAAGCTACAGATAGGGGAAAATGAACACACAACAGGCAACTCAAGAGCATGTGAAGCAGCATCTCTGTTCCCTGCTTATGTTTTTGCAAACCACTGTTCTGTTAATAAAGCTGCAATAAAAGTATTTGAAACACTATCTAAAACTTTATCTTCTTTATGTATCATAAGTGGGAAATGCACATGTgggtgtatatatacacacatacagtTTCCCTGCCACAAGGGTAAGGCTAGAGAATTTGAACACAGAAAAGTCATAAATTATAGCATCATAGATGTAGTGCTGTCCCCCCAGAAATGTTAATCTGCAAGTCTCAAGTGTTAGTAAGGACAAAAATTAACACAACACGCTCAAATTACTACTTTCTCAGAAAGTAAATCCACATACCGCAATATTAGGTCTACATAAGTACGTAACAACTTCTCCAACAAAAATATGACCAGTCAAAACTGAAAGATAAGCCAAgtttatttgaaacaaaaaaagacactgCTATTCCCaagatttgaaaaagaaaaaaaaaaaggattttttttactgatgtGACAAGACAGCCAATTTACAGCAGTTACATTAATTCAGGGAAAACGTGGTTGTTTTACACTGCTTCAACTGACTACATGCACATTCTGCAAGATAAATTTGTTCTCCTTCCAAAAAGAATAGGCAAAAACATCCTACAAAAATGTGTACACAATTTTGAGACACATGATCAAAGCACGAACCATTGTCCGAGAGCCTGAAACCTTCCAACAAGGTAAAATCCTTGGTTGCTTCAGCCAACCCTCAACGGGGGAGCTACAAGCACAACGCCGTCACCTCTGACAAAGAGCATCGGAATATTCCTTTTCGTAGACtatgaagaaggaaagaaaagtttacATTTACAAAAAGATAAGTTTACAGAACACATGCTAAGCACGTGACCAAATTCAATCATAACAAAACACCAGAAACAACTCCAACAAACATGAGCTCAGATATATAACTCTGTCATGCTGATGAAATCAAAACAATCAACACCAAGTCTCTCCATATCCTTCGGACTTCCGCAACAACTTGTCTGAAACTTGTTAAATCTTAGTCCAAAAAGTAGTTATCAATACACTATTTTAACTATATGACATAGTTTCActtcaaaaaagttttttataGAGATAAATACACTGAAGTCCTTACTTTATAAATTTCTTCATAGGTTTCTTCATCAATCTCTATTGTTGTTACAGTTTCTTCTACATCACCCAGAATCATATTTAAGTGCTGATCATATGCCTGTAGGAATAAAGTTAactatttcttccaaaattcaAACAAACTCAATAAAATGACAATTTTCGCAAGACGTTCAGACAGAATTATTTTAGCCTGATTTGACCCAAATGTACTGTTATGTCAAAACAATTCTTTCCCATCAGTCCATATtcccagaatttatttttctggggCCAACTAAATGGCTATGAAAACTGTAACTCCTACAGTGttagaaaaatttaaaataagcacAAGCTCCACCCTACAAAAGCACATTAGGAATTACACCAGTGCATCATCTTTGTGTTCCCAAATGAGTTTGAGGCCTAGTTAATACATAGGGCAACTGGTTCTCTTCCACAACACTGTACTGTATTCAGGAAGAATGACAGACCTAATGAGACAGACTGGTTTTCTATTAAGAGACATATTACTCTCAgaaaaaagcacttaaaatgaaatttgcagAGAATTCAGCCGAGTACATATCCCAGCATACCCTCATGGTCCTGCCTGATAAGATAGTTGTTTGATAATGATTGTTATTTCAGTCTAAATAGACCTTAGAGTCCTTTACAAGAAGATGTCTGCATCATTATTTTACAGACATGGAAACAGAAGTCAGAAGCAGAGGAATGAATTACATGATATCATTTAGAAGACCacaggcaagaaaaaacaaaatgcatcttttaaatcTCTGGAAGAGCATTTTATAGCAGAGTACtgaacaaattttattttgcccCTGAACATATTACAcctttgaaagaagaaagagttcAACCCTTGTTACTAAGATGACCTTTAACCTGCCTTCTCTAACCACTTCTCCATTTTTAATCAAGAGATATAATTAATTACTtgtgcttttaaacaaattgaACAATCAATAGAATATTACAGGCAAGCTTGTATAATAAAGTGTTGCAAATAAAAAGTGTTGCCCAGTGCTTGTCTGGATAAGCATAGTAGCATTCTGAGTTTTACTTACGTGTAGTCTGCCTCTAAGTTCTCTGTCATTCCTCATTTTAACATAGATTCGCTCATCTAGACTGAGTCTAATGAGGTCAAGTGGCTCCTCTACagtatttgttgtttgttgctaaaaaaacacaataaagaaaattatttataaagatGACTGTGAACTTCTAGATTCCTCAGCATTTGAAagacactgaaaacaaacaggtaAGAACACAGAAGCTGGTATTTTGAAACACCTTCAAATCCTGGTGACTCTGAGTGCAGGTGGTATTAACACTCTTTGGATATCCAGCAGTC from the Anser cygnoides isolate HZ-2024a breed goose chromosome 10, Taihu_goose_T2T_genome, whole genome shotgun sequence genome contains:
- the LSM3 gene encoding U6 snRNA-associated Sm-like protein LSm3, producing MADEVDQQQTTNTVEEPLDLIRLSLDERIYVKMRNDRELRGRLHAYDQHLNMILGDVEETVTTIEIDEETYEEIYKSTKRNIPMLFVRGDGVVLVAPPLRVG